A genomic window from Thermodesulfitimonas autotrophica includes:
- the yajC gene encoding preprotein translocase subunit YajC has product MNQQLISILYLIGLFVLFYFLLIRPQQVRQKRHQEMIRNLKTGDRVITAGGIYGSVVKIKEDSVILRVADNVRIEVLKQAIAQVAEKGEENARD; this is encoded by the coding sequence ATGAACCAGCAGTTGATTTCGATTCTCTACCTGATAGGCCTTTTTGTCCTGTTCTATTTCCTGCTCATTCGGCCGCAGCAGGTCCGGCAGAAAAGGCACCAGGAAATGATCCGGAATCTCAAGACAGGCGACCGGGTGATCACTGCTGGCGGTATTTACGGCAGCGTTGTTAAGATAAAGGAAGACTCGGTTATCCTGCGTGTTGCCGATAACGTACGCATTGAGGTTCTGAAACAGGCTATCGCCCAGGTAGCGGAGAAGGGCGAGGAGAACGCGAGAGATTAA
- a CDS encoding HD domain-containing protein, which translates to MISPSDVKKNPVVETFIRYGNQFLGAMGYTEHGFRHVNLVATIARNILERLNFPPREAELAAIAGYLHDIGNVVSRNNHGISGAVIAYRILSDMGMPPDEVALVISAIANHEEEYGHPVSNVAAALILADKSDVHRSRVRNPDLSSFDIHDRVNYAVEHSFLWVKEERRVITLDLTIDIEICPVMEYFEIFLTRMALCRRAANFLKADFELMINGAKLL; encoded by the coding sequence GTGATCAGCCCGAGCGACGTCAAGAAAAACCCGGTAGTGGAGACTTTTATCCGTTACGGTAACCAGTTCCTCGGGGCGATGGGCTACACCGAGCATGGTTTCCGTCACGTAAACTTAGTGGCGACCATCGCCCGCAATATTTTGGAACGCCTCAACTTTCCCCCGCGGGAGGCGGAACTTGCGGCCATTGCGGGGTATCTGCACGATATCGGTAACGTGGTGAGCCGGAACAACCACGGCATTTCCGGGGCCGTCATCGCCTACCGGATTCTAAGTGATATGGGAATGCCGCCGGACGAAGTGGCGTTGGTTATTTCGGCGATCGCCAACCACGAGGAGGAGTACGGCCATCCGGTGAGTAACGTGGCGGCGGCTTTGATCCTCGCGGATAAATCCGACGTGCACCGCTCCCGCGTCCGCAACCCCGACCTTTCGAGTTTCGACATCCACGACCGGGTTAACTACGCTGTGGAACACTCTTTCCTTTGGGTGAAGGAAGAACGCCGGGTGATTACGCTGGACCTGACCATTGACATTGAGATCTGCCCGGTGATGGAGTACTTCGAGATTTTTTTGACCCGGATGGCGCTCTGCCGCCGGGCGGCCAACTTTTTAAAAGCTGATTTTGAGCTAATGATTAACGGAGCCAAGCTCCTCTAA
- the secD gene encoding protein translocase subunit SecD: protein MTQVRWDKVLKLLTVVAVVGLVAWFALKPPVKVAWLPVTKFVRLGLDLRGGVHVVLQAVDTPEAKVTPEAMKRVIGILEERINRFGVTEPVIQQQGSRRVIVEIAGVKDPDEVVRTLIKTAYLEFKTEGGEVIVTGRDLKEAREALDPQSNQPEVDLTFNPVGAKKFADATTANVNRRIGIYLDGQMIQNPVVQEPITNGRARITGYATLEEAHRIAVLLQSGALPVKLEVLEKRTVGPTLGADSLHKSLYAGAVGLLAILLFMVLYYRVPGVIADFSLTVYALLVLFIFTALKVTMTLPGIAGYILSLAMAVDANIIIFERLKEELRTGKTLRAAIDDGFKRAFVAIFDANLTTVIAALVLYYFGTGPIKGFAVTLTIGIAVSMFTAITMTRWLLHLVAGTGLIKNPKLYGA, encoded by the coding sequence GTGACGCAAGTGCGGTGGGATAAGGTTTTAAAGCTCTTAACAGTGGTGGCTGTGGTGGGACTGGTGGCCTGGTTTGCCCTAAAACCGCCGGTTAAGGTTGCCTGGCTGCCGGTTACGAAGTTTGTGCGGTTAGGGCTTGACCTCAGGGGCGGTGTGCACGTGGTCTTGCAAGCGGTCGATACGCCCGAAGCGAAGGTGACGCCCGAGGCGATGAAGCGCGTGATCGGCATCTTAGAGGAGCGGATCAACCGGTTCGGCGTCACCGAGCCGGTGATTCAACAGCAGGGCTCGCGGCGGGTGATCGTGGAGATTGCCGGCGTAAAAGACCCGGATGAGGTGGTGCGAACGCTGATTAAGACCGCCTACCTCGAGTTTAAGACCGAGGGCGGTGAGGTGATCGTCACCGGCCGGGATCTTAAGGAGGCACGGGAAGCACTTGACCCTCAGTCCAACCAGCCGGAGGTCGATCTGACCTTCAACCCGGTGGGGGCGAAAAAGTTCGCCGACGCGACAACGGCTAACGTGAACCGTAGGATTGGCATTTACCTTGACGGGCAGATGATTCAGAACCCGGTCGTGCAGGAGCCGATCACCAACGGCCGGGCGCGGATTACCGGCTACGCTACACTGGAGGAGGCACACCGGATCGCGGTGCTCCTGCAATCGGGCGCCTTGCCGGTCAAGCTCGAAGTCCTGGAAAAGCGGACGGTCGGGCCAACGCTTGGTGCGGACTCCCTGCACAAGTCGCTTTATGCCGGTGCTGTGGGGCTACTGGCGATCCTGCTCTTCATGGTTCTCTACTACCGGGTGCCGGGAGTTATAGCCGATTTCAGCCTCACCGTTTACGCTCTCCTCGTCCTCTTCATCTTTACGGCCTTGAAGGTGACCATGACCCTGCCCGGCATCGCGGGTTACATCTTGAGCTTAGCGATGGCGGTAGACGCGAACATCATCATCTTTGAGCGGCTCAAGGAAGAGCTGCGGACGGGGAAAACCCTGCGTGCGGCGATTGACGACGGTTTCAAGCGGGCTTTCGTAGCGATTTTTGATGCCAACCTGACGACAGTTATCGCAGCCCTTGTGCTATACTATTTCGGCACCGGGCCGATTAAAGGCTTCGCGGTCACCCTGACTATCGGTATCGCGGTCAGTATGTTTACCGCGATTACGATGACCCGGTGGCTCCTGCACTTGGTGGCGGGGACGGGGCTTATTAAGAACCCGAAGCTTTACGGCGCGTGA
- the secF gene encoding protein translocase subunit SecF, whose amino-acid sequence MRLHFIRLRFIWYALSLLVILPGIISLATRGLNLGIDFTGGSLLDVKFTRAVETREVRQVLADFGLEKSLIQKSGPSSFIIRTRALDENESGKVVAALNSRLGGMTLLRNEKVGPVIGKELTQKAILAVLIASVLMLVYIAIRFEFKQGVAAVAALLHDGLVVLGVFSLFQIEVDSSFVAAVLTILGYSINDTIIIFDRIRENIKTKRVTGPLEDVINVSLWQTMARSINTVLAVLFVLVALYLFGGSTIKNFVLALIVGVSSGCYSSICNASPLWYDLKRLGDKKKAPAGGKVSARARA is encoded by the coding sequence TTGCGGCTCCACTTTATTCGGTTGCGCTTCATCTGGTATGCTTTGTCGCTTCTCGTTATTCTGCCCGGCATCATCAGCCTGGCTACGCGGGGGCTTAACTTGGGGATCGATTTTACCGGGGGCAGCCTTTTAGACGTTAAGTTCACGCGGGCGGTAGAAACACGGGAGGTGCGCCAGGTTCTTGCGGACTTTGGGCTGGAGAAGAGCCTAATTCAGAAGAGCGGCCCGAGCAGCTTTATCATCCGGACGCGGGCGCTCGACGAAAATGAGAGCGGGAAGGTAGTAGCGGCGCTTAATAGCCGCTTAGGCGGGATGACGCTGCTCCGGAACGAGAAGGTCGGGCCGGTGATTGGCAAGGAGCTGACCCAGAAAGCGATCCTGGCGGTGCTTATCGCCTCCGTACTGATGCTGGTCTACATCGCCATCAGGTTCGAATTTAAGCAGGGTGTGGCAGCAGTGGCGGCGCTGCTGCACGACGGACTCGTGGTTCTCGGTGTCTTTTCCCTTTTTCAGATCGAGGTGGACAGCTCCTTTGTAGCGGCGGTCCTGACCATCTTAGGTTACTCGATCAACGACACGATCATCATCTTCGACCGCATCCGGGAAAATATCAAGACCAAGAGGGTTACCGGCCCCCTGGAGGACGTGATCAACGTAAGCCTCTGGCAGACGATGGCCCGGTCAATCAACACGGTTCTGGCGGTGCTCTTTGTGTTGGTGGCGCTTTACCTTTTCGGTGGCAGCACCATCAAGAACTTCGTCCTGGCGTTGATCGTCGGCGTTTCGAGCGGCTGTTACAGCTCCATCTGCAACGCCAGCCCCCTCTGGTACGATTTGAAACGCCTGGGGGACAAAAAGAAAGCTCCGGCCGGCGGTAAAGTTTCGGCTCGGGCGCGGGCCTGA
- a CDS encoding ACT domain-containing protein gives MEGAKRIIVTVLGRDRVGIIAGVAGVLAAHNVNILDISQTILQEFLAMIMICDISRATVDLGTLKARLEEKGAELGVRIDAQHEDAFVYMHRI, from the coding sequence ATGGAAGGCGCGAAGCGCATCATCGTGACGGTGCTGGGGCGCGACCGGGTGGGAATTATCGCCGGCGTCGCGGGGGTGCTGGCGGCACACAACGTAAACATTCTCGATATCAGCCAGACGATCCTCCAGGAGTTTTTGGCGATGATCATGATCTGCGATATAAGTCGCGCCACGGTCGATCTTGGCACCCTGAAGGCCCGCCTTGAAGAAAAGGGGGCGGAGCTCGGGGTGCGGATCGACGCACAGCACGAGGACGCCTTTGTTTATATGCACCGAATCTGA